One genomic window of Motacilla alba alba isolate MOTALB_02 chromosome 3, Motacilla_alba_V1.0_pri, whole genome shotgun sequence includes the following:
- the RHAG gene encoding ammonium transporter Rh type A, with protein sequence MPPDFDTNMRFKFSILALLLEVIVIVLFGIFVDYDSNSSTNLYPHFQDVHVMIFVGFGFLMTFLKKYGFSSVGFNMLIAAFGLQWGVLMQGFWHMKRGKISVNIESMINADFSTATALISFGALLGKTSPIQMLILTLLEIPMFACNEHLVTKVFKATDVGASMTIHAFGAYFGLAAAFVLYRPGLTNKHDNDESTYHSDMFAMIGTLFLWLFWPSFNSAIAEAQVTAIINTYYSLAACTIVTFALSSLVDKRGKFSMVLIQNATLAGGVAVGTCADLEIHPFSAMFIGVIAGIVSVLGFQFLTPVMASKLKIQDTCGVHNLHGLPGIVGGIAGIVVTAIKTETRNHHVLTPAMQAAALGSTLAIAIVGGALTGAILKIPFLGQVSDQNCFDDSAYWEVPEEETVPEIHSSHRDEHSRFEAAM encoded by the exons ATGCCTCCAGACTTTGACACCAACATGAGGTTCAAGTTCTCGATCCTGGCGCTTCTTCTGGAAGTGATTgtcattgttttgtttgggatATTTGTGGATTATGACTCAAATTCTTCTACAAATTTATACCCAC ACTTTCAGGATGTCCATGTGATGATATTTGTTGGATTTGGTTTCCTGATGACCTTTCTGAAGAAATATGGATTCAGCAGTGTTGGTTTCAACATGCTAATTGCTGCCTTCGGTCTCCAGTGGGGAGTTCTGATGCAAGGATTTTGGCATatgaaaagagggaaaatttcTGTTAACATCGAAAG CATGATAAATGCAGACTTCAGTACAGCAACTGCTTTGATTTCATTTGGAGCACTCCTGGGGAAAACAAGTCCCATTCAGATGCTGATCCTGACTCTCCTGGAGATCCCCATGTTTGCATGCAATGAACACCTAGTTACCAAAGTATTCAAG GCCACAGATGTTGGAGCTTCGATGACTATCCATGCTTTTGGAGCTTATTTTGGTTTGGCTGCAGCTTTCGTCTTGTACCGTCCTGGTCTGACAAACAAACATGATAATGATGAATCCACCTATCACTCAGACATGTTTGCCATGATTG GTACCCTGTTCCTTTGGCTTTTTTGGCCCAGTTTTAACTCTGCCATTGCAGAAGCCCAGGTAACAGCCATTATCAACACTTACTACTCCTTGGCTGCCTGTACCATCGTAACATTCGCTCTCTCCAGCTTGGTGGATAAAAGAGGCAAATTCAGTATG gTTCTCATTCAAAATGCCACCCTGGCAGGAGGAGTAGCAGTGGGTACCTGTGCTGACCTGGAAATCCACCCTTTTTCTGCCATGTTTATTGGGGTCATTGCTGGAATTGTCTCTGTCCTTGGGTTCCAGTTCCTGACT CCTGTGATGGCATCCAAGTTGAAAATTCAAGACACCTGTGGAGTTCATAACTTACATGGTTTACCTGGAATTGTGGGGGGCATTGCTGGCATTGTAGTAACTGCGATAAAAACGGAAACTAG gAATCATCATGTGCTTACTCCTGCCAtgcaggctgctgccctgggaagtACACTTGCAATTGCAATTGTGGGAGGAGCACTCACAG GTGCTATTCTAAAGATCCCCTTCTTGGGACAAGTATCTGACCAGAACTGCTTTGACGACTCTGCTTATTGGGAG GTTCCAGAGGAGGAGACAGTACCTGAAATTCACTCCAGCCACCGTGATGAGCACAGCAGATTTGAAGCTGCCatgtag
- the LOC119699204 gene encoding cytochrome P450 2K1-like produces MGWNSSTSIGFVFILAFLSILKTAGFWNSSTSIVLVLILAFLSIWKTVGFWNNDQRQNFPPGPRPLPIIGNLLLFDLKRPYRTYLQLSKIYGPVFSVQMGYRKVVVISGYETVKEALVNQGDAFAERPKIPVFEDLTKGNGVVFAHGENWKVMRRFTLTALRDFGMGKKAIEDRIVEEYGHLADSIASQEGNPIDASKIINAAVANIIVSILLGKRFDYKDPRFVRLLNLTNENMRLAGKPLVTMYNIFPYLGFLLRANKALLRNRDEFHDFVRVTFVEHLKNLDKNDQRSFIDAFLVKQQEEKSTTNGYFHNDNLLSLMSNLFTAGVETISTTLNWGFLLMLKYPEIQKKVQEEIEQVIGSNPPRIEHRAQMPYTDAVIHEIQRFANILPLDLPHETAADVTLQGYFIPKGTYIVPLLTSVLKDQSQWEKPDMFYPEHFLDANGKFVKKDAFMPFSAGRRICAGETLAKMELFLFFTSLLQRFNFHPPPGVSNSDLDLSPAISFNVIPKPYKMCAVARS; encoded by the exons ATGggctggaacagcagcacttccaTTGGTTTTGTGTTCATCCTggcttttctctccattttgaaaacagcaggtttctggaacagcagcacttccaTTGTTTTGGTGTTGATCCTGGCTTTTCTCTCCATTTGGAAAACAGTAGGTTTCTGGAACAATGACCAAAGACAGAACTTTCCTCCAGGTCCAAGACCACTGCCTATAATTGGAAACCTTCTTTTGTTTGACTTGAAGAGACCCTACAGGACTTATCTACAG CTGTCCAAAATATATGGTCCAGTCTTCAGTGTTCAGATGGGGTACAGGAAAGTTGTAGTGATTTCTGGCTATGAGACAGTGAAGGAAGCTCTTGTAAACCAGGGAGATGCATTCGCAGAGAGACCTAAAATCCCAGTCTTTGAAGATTTGACCAAAGGAAATG GGGTTGTTTTTGCCCATGGTGAAAACTGGAAGGTGATGCGAAGGTTTACCCTCACAGCCTTACGAGACTTTGGGATGGGCAAAAAGGCCATTGAGGATCGAATCGTGGAGGAGTACGGGCACCTGGCAGATTCCATCGCCTCACAGGAAG GAAATCCCATTGATGccagcaaaataattaatgcaGCAGTTGCTAATATAATTGTGTCAATATTGCTTGGAAAACGATTTGACTACAAAGACCCCAGATTTGTGAGACTTCTAAATCTGACCAATGAAAACATGAGGCTTGCTGGGAAACCTTTGGTCACG ATGTACAATATCTTCCCATACCTTGGATTCCTCCTAAGGGCTAACAAAGCTCTCCTTCGAAACAGAGATgaattccatgattttgtaCGAGTTACTTTTGTAGAGCACCTCAAAAACCTGGACAAAAATGACCAAAGAAGTTTTATTGATGCCTTCCTGGTTAAACAGCAGGAG GAGAAATCCACTACCAATGGGTATTTCCATAATGACAACTTGCTAAGCTTGATGAGCAATTTGTTTACTGCTGGTGTTGAGACCATTTCCACCACACTAAACTGGGGCTTTCTGCTGATGCTAAAGTACCCTGAAATCCAGA aaaaggTCCAAGAAGAGATAGAGCAAGTGATAGGGTCCAACCCCCCACGGATCGAGCACCGAGCTCAGATGCCATACACAGATGCTGTCATCCATGAAATTCAGAGGTTTGCCAACATCCTGCCACTGGATTTGCCTCATGAGACTGCTGCAGATGTCACCCTCCAAGGCTATTTCATCCCCAAG GGAACCTACATCGTCCCTTTACTGACCTCAGTCCTGAAAGACCAGTCGCAGTGGGAGAAACCAGACATGTTCTACCCTGAACACTTCCTTGATGCCAATGGGAAATTTGTGAAGAAAGATGCTTTCATGCCTTTctcagcag GGAGGAGGATCTGTGCTGGGGAGACTCTTGCCAAAATGgagctcttcctcttcttcaccAGTCTCCTGCAGAGGTTCAACTTCCACCCTCCACCTGGAGTTTCCAACTCAGACCTGGACCTCAGCCCTGCCATTTCATTTAATGTCATCCCCAAACCCTATAAAATGTGTGCTGTAGCACGTTCCTAG